Proteins found in one Oribacterium sp. oral taxon 102 genomic segment:
- a CDS encoding undecaprenyl-diphosphate phosphatase, translating to MNIIEILKVIILGMVEGFTEWLPISSTGHMILVNEIIHLHQPEDFVSVFLVVIQLGAILAVLFRFFHQLWPLARSRRSGRVGLLPSKMQLWIKIIAACVPAAVLGLLFDDILDKYLYNGFVVALMLILYGIFFLVLERQNETKEFTVESLHELDLRTAFLIGLFQCLALIPGTSRSGATILGAMLLGVARIPAAEFSFFLSVPVMFGASLLKLVKHGLLFSGSQWLYLLLACLVAFLVSLYCINFLMRYIRNHSFAIFGYYRIVLGILVLLWFLVSRLTG from the coding sequence ATGAACATTATTGAGATTCTGAAAGTAATCATCTTGGGAATGGTAGAGGGCTTCACCGAGTGGCTGCCGATTTCCTCGACCGGACACATGATCCTCGTGAATGAGATCATTCATCTGCATCAGCCGGAGGATTTCGTCTCGGTTTTTCTGGTGGTGATTCAGCTGGGAGCGATCCTCGCGGTGCTGTTCCGCTTCTTCCATCAGCTCTGGCCCCTTGCGCGCTCTCGGAGGAGCGGCAGGGTCGGTCTGCTCCCGTCGAAGATGCAGCTCTGGATCAAGATCATCGCTGCCTGCGTTCCGGCGGCAGTGCTGGGGCTGCTCTTCGACGACATCCTCGATAAATATCTCTATAACGGCTTCGTCGTGGCGCTGATGCTGATTCTCTACGGCATCTTCTTCCTCGTGCTGGAGCGGCAGAATGAAACGAAGGAATTCACGGTGGAGAGCCTTCATGAGCTGGATCTCCGAACTGCCTTTCTGATCGGTCTGTTCCAGTGCCTCGCGCTGATCCCGGGCACCTCCCGCTCCGGCGCGACCATACTCGGCGCGATGCTGCTGGGCGTAGCGCGGATTCCGGCGGCGGAGTTTTCCTTCTTCCTGAGCGTGCCGGTGATGTTCGGCGCGAGTCTTCTGAAGCTGGTGAAGCACGGTCTGCTCTTTTCCGGAAGCCAATGGCTGTATCTGCTGCTTGCCTGCCTCGTAGCATTTCTGGTGAGCCTCTACTGCATTAACTTCCTGATGCGCTATATCCGGAATCATTCCTTTGCGATCTTCGGCTATTACCGAATCGTGCTGGGCATCCTCGTGCTGCTCTGGTTTCTGGTTTCCCGACTGACGGGATGA
- a CDS encoding carbohydrate-binding protein — protein sequence MLRVRIYNTWDNVAKQSAEGERELTLCYTGEYRRNDVIEFSGLERARFYRITVDNAVGEALVYVRTDCIRYPVPFYEERESYDPRAFSGSRHYIRICLAERWETGGMRNLARNPFDRHEVEGVYPHASANVETRGEAVFAARNAIDGIVAVQGHGEWPYSSWGINRRADAEIRIDFGRAVDIREARLYTRADFPHDNWWTAACLCFSDGTEEALRMEKSLGAPHIFSGLDRRRVKWVLLRGLRQSSEPSPFPALTQIELIGEESEG from the coding sequence ATGCTGCGGGTCAGGATCTATAATACATGGGACAATGTCGCAAAGCAGAGCGCGGAGGGGGAGAGGGAGCTTACCCTTTGCTACACAGGGGAGTATCGGAGGAATGATGTGATCGAATTCTCCGGGCTGGAACGGGCTCGTTTCTACCGGATCACAGTGGACAATGCGGTCGGGGAGGCGCTGGTCTATGTGAGGACGGACTGTATTCGCTATCCGGTGCCCTTCTATGAAGAGCGGGAGAGCTATGACCCGCGTGCATTCAGCGGGAGTCGTCATTATATTCGAATTTGCCTTGCCGAGCGCTGGGAGACAGGGGGAATGCGGAATTTGGCGAGAAATCCCTTTGACAGGCATGAAGTCGAGGGGGTGTATCCCCATGCTTCGGCAAATGTCGAGACCCGCGGCGAAGCGGTGTTTGCGGCAAGAAATGCGATTGACGGGATCGTTGCGGTACAGGGACACGGAGAGTGGCCCTACAGCTCGTGGGGGATCAACCGGAGAGCGGATGCGGAGATTCGGATTGACTTTGGGAGAGCGGTGGATATCCGGGAGGCTCGGCTGTATACGCGGGCGGATTTTCCGCATGATAACTGGTGGACTGCCGCCTGTCTCTGCTTTTCCGATGGGACAGAGGAAGCGCTCAGGATGGAGAAGTCCCTCGGAGCACCGCACATCTTTTCGGGGCTGGACAGACGGCGCGTGAAATGGGTTTTGCTCCGGGGGCTCAGGCAGTCTTCAGAGCCGAGTCCGTTTCCGGCACTGACGCAGATTGAATTGATCGGAGAGGAAAGCGAGGGCTGA
- a CDS encoding heparinase II/III domain-containing protein codes for MPYRREHCTLAEDMLSGEIVPRALSFPDIGERRFWDGITPEYRAAQIRTGEEAAAEPWAQLLASDYLCFSESGEREGFERKYFSRRQKLTTLVLSECMENRGRFLSPILDGLYLLLEETGWCLPAHNSYVRDEKQYPLQDAAHPVIDLFAAETAAIIGVAEQLLRPRLREISPFISELVSQRIRERILHPYRSYHFWWMGDGKSPMLNWTPWITQNVLLALFTRERLEAGEAELRQAALSLDFFLDEYGDDGCCSEGAEYYGHAGLCLYGALRLLCRILGDASMPVFHSPLLYQIGNYIRNVYVGSGRYFNFADCSPHAGSRTARDFLFARATGNEGYARFAAEDYRRSGFEPSGEDRNGRLLCNEENLYYHLLQLSSEREMLEYAPESAEPPADCFYESVGLFLTRDARYTLAVKAGNNADAHNHNDCGSVTLYRDGKPLLIDIGVETYTRKTFSAERYQIWTMQSKYHNLPSFYLREEDAGISAPEEREIQQRAGAEFAAREVEWQLGDAESRIAMELAGAYGSSLVQSYRRSVSFRKGEGICLRDHYRGSAECRLTLMFCTEPELLPGAKEDAWEIQVGDAAFICQGVSRIEKERLPIRDARLRREWKQDCWRLLLTMRGEGIELWFPE; via the coding sequence ATGCCATATCGAAGAGAGCACTGTACATTGGCAGAGGATATGCTTTCCGGTGAAATCGTGCCGCGCGCGCTTTCCTTCCCGGACATCGGAGAGAGACGCTTCTGGGACGGGATTACGCCGGAATACCGTGCGGCGCAGATCCGCACGGGGGAGGAAGCGGCGGCAGAGCCGTGGGCGCAGCTTCTCGCGAGCGACTATCTGTGCTTTTCAGAGAGCGGGGAGCGGGAGGGCTTTGAACGGAAATACTTCTCCAGGCGGCAGAAGCTCACGACACTGGTGCTGTCGGAGTGCATGGAAAACAGAGGGCGCTTCCTGTCCCCGATTCTGGACGGACTTTATCTGCTCCTCGAGGAGACCGGCTGGTGCCTTCCGGCGCATAATTCCTATGTCCGGGACGAGAAGCAGTACCCATTACAGGATGCGGCACACCCGGTCATCGATCTCTTCGCAGCGGAGACGGCGGCGATCATAGGAGTCGCCGAGCAGCTGCTCCGACCGAGGCTCCGGGAGATCAGCCCTTTCATTTCAGAGCTGGTTTCCCAGCGTATCCGGGAGCGGATCCTGCATCCCTACCGAAGCTATCACTTCTGGTGGATGGGAGATGGGAAGAGTCCGATGCTGAACTGGACGCCGTGGATTACGCAGAATGTGCTGCTTGCATTGTTTACGCGGGAGCGGTTGGAGGCGGGAGAGGCAGAGCTTCGGCAGGCAGCGCTGTCTCTCGATTTTTTTCTGGACGAGTACGGGGATGACGGCTGCTGCAGTGAGGGTGCGGAGTATTACGGTCATGCCGGCCTCTGCCTCTATGGCGCGCTGCGGCTCCTGTGCCGGATTCTGGGAGATGCGTCTATGCCTGTGTTTCACAGCCCTTTGCTCTACCAGATCGGAAATTATATCCGGAATGTCTATGTCGGCTCCGGCAGATATTTCAATTTCGCAGACTGCTCTCCCCATGCAGGCTCTCGGACTGCGCGGGATTTCCTCTTCGCGCGGGCGACAGGCAATGAGGGCTATGCCCGTTTTGCTGCGGAGGACTATCGGAGAAGCGGCTTCGAGCCATCGGGAGAGGATAGAAACGGCAGGCTTCTCTGTAATGAGGAAAACCTCTACTATCATCTCCTGCAGCTCTCCTCAGAGAGAGAAATGCTCGAATATGCGCCTGAATCGGCAGAGCCTCCGGCAGATTGCTTTTATGAGAGCGTTGGGCTCTTCCTCACACGGGATGCACGCTATACGCTTGCGGTGAAGGCGGGGAATAATGCAGATGCGCACAATCATAATGACTGCGGCTCAGTCACGCTCTATCGGGACGGGAAGCCTCTCCTGATCGATATCGGCGTAGAGACCTATACGCGGAAGACCTTCTCGGCGGAGCGTTATCAGATTTGGACAATGCAGTCGAAATATCATAATCTGCCGAGCTTCTATCTGCGGGAAGAGGATGCCGGTATTTCCGCACCGGAGGAAAGAGAAATTCAGCAAAGAGCTGGTGCGGAATTCGCCGCGCGGGAGGTAGAATGGCAGCTCGGAGATGCAGAAAGCCGGATTGCTATGGAGCTTGCGGGCGCCTATGGCAGTTCTTTGGTACAGAGCTACCGGCGCAGTGTTTCCTTTCGAAAGGGAGAGGGGATTTGCCTGCGGGATCACTACAGAGGCAGCGCGGAATGCCGCCTCACCCTGATGTTCTGTACGGAGCCGGAGCTTCTACCCGGCGCGAAGGAGGATGCATGGGAGATACAGGTCGGAGACGCGGCATTCATCTGTCAGGGCGTGTCGCGAATCGAGAAGGAGCGTCTCCCAATCCGGGATGCGCGCCTGCGGCGGGAATGGAAGCAGGACTGCTGGAGACTCCTTCTCACGATGCGGGGTGAGGGGATCGAGCTATGGTTTCCGGAGTGA
- a CDS encoding response regulator produces the protein MYNVFIVDDEPLVQIGLRSMLQRDFASEVTVSGSASNGKDALRFITEQRPDIVFADIKMPLMSGLELQEECRKRFGELPVFIILTAYEDFALARTALANRAADYIVKIELSTENLRRALERAVRILREHKKQFFPDAASPQDSIAELKRRFLSRLLRGELREREQLLQEASELGFERFHDRYLTVYCEILPPISVSQEESQTNDRLRQLCTTCCTMAEEIIRRRTEFLLFPYDLRHFTLLFYFEEGSAVADRTAAIDEALENAREMIRSYFNASLRFGIGTVVNDPLQISESFQEAKTAEEQTNESAPIRRFSHIVGANRRSGKDRLIAEIQHYIDENLSGKLLLNEIAESFGLSPAYLSVIFKKNTEIGFSEYVYTKKIERAKQMLLSGDMKIYEVADALGFESAYYFSKVFKKVDGHSPREYIQQKSEGSDPP, from the coding sequence ATGTACAATGTTTTCATCGTTGACGACGAGCCGCTCGTCCAGATCGGACTTCGTTCCATGCTGCAAAGAGACTTCGCTTCGGAGGTTACCGTCTCCGGAAGCGCTTCAAACGGAAAGGACGCGCTCCGTTTCATTACAGAGCAGCGCCCGGACATCGTCTTTGCAGATATCAAGATGCCCCTGATGAGCGGGCTAGAGCTGCAGGAGGAATGCCGGAAGCGCTTCGGCGAGCTGCCGGTCTTTATCATCCTGACCGCCTATGAGGACTTCGCGCTCGCACGCACTGCACTGGCAAACCGTGCGGCGGATTATATCGTAAAAATCGAGCTCAGTACGGAAAATCTCAGGAGGGCGCTGGAGCGTGCTGTGAGGATTCTGCGCGAGCATAAAAAACAATTCTTCCCGGATGCAGCCTCTCCGCAGGACTCTATCGCAGAGCTCAAAAGACGCTTCCTGTCCCGGCTCCTCCGCGGAGAGCTCCGGGAGCGGGAACAGCTCCTGCAGGAGGCGTCAGAGCTTGGCTTCGAGCGCTTCCATGACCGCTATCTCACAGTGTATTGCGAGATCCTCCCACCGATCTCTGTCTCACAGGAGGAAAGTCAGACAAATGACCGGCTCCGACAGCTCTGTACCACCTGCTGCACCATGGCAGAGGAGATCATCCGCCGCAGAACGGAATTCCTCCTCTTTCCCTATGACCTGCGTCACTTCACGCTTCTCTTCTACTTCGAGGAGGGGAGCGCCGTCGCGGATCGAACTGCGGCAATAGACGAGGCCCTCGAAAATGCGCGGGAAATGATCCGCAGCTACTTCAATGCCTCGCTCCGCTTCGGCATCGGCACCGTCGTAAATGATCCGCTGCAGATTTCCGAATCCTTTCAGGAGGCGAAGACTGCGGAGGAGCAGACGAACGAAAGCGCTCCGATCCGCCGCTTCAGCCATATCGTCGGCGCCAACCGCCGTTCCGGAAAGGATCGACTGATCGCGGAAATCCAGCATTATATCGACGAGAATCTGAGCGGGAAGCTGCTGCTGAATGAAATCGCCGAGAGCTTCGGTCTTTCGCCCGCCTACCTCTCCGTCATCTTCAAGAAGAATACCGAGATCGGCTTCTCGGAATACGTCTATACAAAGAAGATCGAGCGGGCGAAGCAGATGCTGCTCTCCGGGGATATGAAGATCTACGAGGTCGCGGACGCGCTGGGCTTCGAGTCCGCCTATTACTTCAGCAAGGTCTTCAAGAAGGTGGACGGACACAGTCCGAGAGAGTATATCCAGCAGAAGTCCGAGGGGTCGGATCCCCCTTGA
- a CDS encoding sensor histidine kinase, protein MKRYFRFHSLRARILLLSLGFSALLALAAAFLTFAFSQRYLQESQQQSSIINLQILGGELDADLQRVELLADFIQIDPSIRNYLRTVTDPTSSLAARRTQALSSWNRLNNQFLSSGVRSSLNRAVVSVSDGKSFLQIMSSNGQPSNFNAQRLMAAPFFKPLYSAERILYQGLQANPLDFAGVQQIIPLIRPIRSSNSSRILGWMYLELTPELILRRMRSFSLPADAGLYVSIGEGQSYLYRDGTLLCAVPPIEALSLRLHTEGWALSLVPSRTELRPRQHYFYGLALLFSAAVLLLGSLLSALLRREINAPVERLLARIEKTGGGDFSQDPEIEWDNELGSIGRGINALSENIQTLLNTRIQDEKAKKELEYRILQSQINPHFLYNTLNTVKWMASIQGAEGIAEISTALSRLLKNIAKEQREIIALREEFHLVDDYFTIMKYRYGGNIELEYQIDEECLLLAGIHRFSLQPILENAIFHGIEPKGGAGKIRIHVCRAPEDADKLRISVYDDGIGMREEQIRRALLGTGEEENDFFRHIGVSNVRQRILYAFGEPYGLSIRSAPGSFTEVCFLLPLRFLDTNAEND, encoded by the coding sequence ATGAAAAGATACTTCCGTTTCCATTCCCTGCGCGCAAGGATCCTCCTGCTCTCGCTCGGCTTCTCCGCTCTGCTCGCACTCGCTGCCGCTTTCCTTACTTTCGCGTTTTCCCAGCGCTATCTGCAGGAATCCCAGCAGCAGTCCTCCATCATCAATCTGCAGATCCTCGGAGGCGAGCTGGATGCGGATCTGCAGCGGGTGGAGCTCCTCGCTGACTTCATCCAAATCGATCCGTCCATCCGCAACTACCTGAGAACCGTTACCGATCCGACATCCAGCCTCGCTGCCCGCCGGACGCAGGCGCTCAGCAGCTGGAACCGGCTTAACAACCAGTTTCTCAGCAGCGGGGTGCGAAGCAGTCTGAACCGTGCCGTCGTCTCCGTTTCCGACGGAAAAAGCTTCCTTCAGATCATGTCCAGCAACGGACAGCCCAGCAATTTCAATGCGCAGAGGCTCATGGCGGCGCCGTTTTTTAAGCCGCTCTATTCGGCGGAGCGTATCCTTTATCAGGGTCTGCAAGCAAATCCGCTGGACTTCGCCGGCGTGCAGCAGATCATCCCCCTTATCCGTCCGATCCGAAGCAGCAATTCCTCCCGCATCCTCGGCTGGATGTATCTGGAGCTGACGCCGGAGCTGATTCTCCGCAGGATGCGGAGCTTCTCCCTCCCTGCGGATGCCGGTCTCTATGTCTCGATCGGAGAAGGACAATCCTACCTTTACCGCGATGGTACGCTGCTTTGTGCCGTGCCCCCCATAGAGGCGCTCTCCCTCCGTCTCCATACGGAGGGCTGGGCGCTCTCCCTCGTCCCCTCTCGGACAGAGCTCAGGCCCCGCCAGCACTACTTCTACGGCCTCGCCCTGCTCTTCTCCGCGGCTGTCCTCCTGCTCGGCAGCCTGCTCTCCGCCCTGCTCCGAAGAGAGATCAACGCACCGGTCGAACGGCTGCTCGCACGGATCGAAAAGACAGGCGGCGGCGATTTCTCGCAGGATCCGGAGATCGAATGGGATAATGAACTGGGCAGCATAGGGAGGGGGATCAATGCACTCTCCGAAAATATACAAACTCTCCTCAACACCCGTATTCAGGATGAAAAGGCAAAAAAGGAGCTGGAATACCGTATTCTCCAGTCCCAGATCAACCCGCATTTCCTGTACAATACGCTGAATACTGTCAAATGGATGGCGAGCATTCAGGGCGCCGAGGGCATCGCGGAGATCTCTACCGCACTCTCCCGCCTCCTGAAAAATATCGCCAAGGAGCAGAGGGAAATCATCGCTCTCCGGGAGGAGTTTCATTTGGTTGACGATTATTTCACTATTATGAAATATCGATACGGTGGAAATATAGAGCTGGAATACCAGATCGACGAGGAGTGTCTGCTTCTTGCCGGCATTCATCGTTTCTCCCTGCAGCCGATCCTCGAAAACGCGATCTTTCATGGCATAGAACCAAAAGGCGGAGCCGGAAAAATCCGCATCCACGTCTGCCGTGCGCCCGAGGATGCAGACAAACTTCGGATCTCGGTCTATGACGACGGCATCGGGATGCGCGAGGAGCAGATCCGGAGAGCGCTGCTCGGAACCGGAGAAGAAGAAAATGACTTCTTCCGTCATATCGGGGTGTCTAATGTCCGCCAACGTATCCTCTATGCCTTCGGTGAACCCTACGGGCTCTCCATCCGAAGCGCTCCCGGCAGCTTCACAGAGGTCTGCTTCCTTCTGCCGCTGCGCTTTCTCGACACAAATGCAGAAAACGACTGA
- a CDS encoding ABC transporter substrate-binding protein yields the protein MKKKAIGAAVVMSLLAANLSGCSSSAPAGDSGTKASEAASGSGQTEGGAKTIKWALWDISSTVYYQPLIDAFEAAHPDVKVEMVDLGSTDYSTVLGTQLSGSGSDFDVVTIKDMPGYMTLVNKGVLEPLDERIAADQVDTALYGGVTDQVKIEGKLYELPFRSDVWVIYYNKDIFDKAGVAYPTNDISWEEYDRIARSLTDTTPGQEVYGAHYHTWRSTVQLDGILDGKHSIVDGDYGFTKPYYEMVLGEQRDGVCMDYATLKTQGLHYSDAFAQGNIGMMNMGSWFIATLINKIKSGEYTSCQNWGIVKYPHAEGVEPGSTLATITSLAIPVSAPNKDAAWDFVRFVSGEEGAQVMASTGNIPAMRNEKIVEMIAGMEGFPQDEDSKTALVTSHTYLEMPANDKSSEIETVLNEQHDLIMTESATVDDAIQAMNDGVQAVLH from the coding sequence ATGAAGAAAAAAGCAATTGGTGCTGCAGTTGTGATGAGTCTGCTTGCCGCGAATCTCTCCGGCTGCAGCAGCAGCGCGCCGGCAGGAGACAGCGGGACGAAGGCGAGCGAAGCGGCATCCGGAAGCGGGCAGACAGAGGGAGGCGCGAAGACGATCAAATGGGCACTCTGGGACATTTCCAGCACCGTTTACTATCAGCCGTTGATCGATGCCTTTGAAGCGGCGCATCCGGATGTAAAGGTGGAGATGGTGGATCTCGGCTCCACAGACTACAGTACGGTGCTGGGCACTCAGCTTTCCGGCTCCGGTTCTGACTTCGATGTGGTCACCATTAAGGATATGCCGGGTTATATGACGCTCGTGAACAAGGGCGTGTTGGAGCCGCTGGATGAGCGGATCGCGGCGGATCAGGTGGATACCGCCCTCTACGGCGGTGTGACGGATCAGGTGAAGATCGAGGGCAAGCTCTATGAGCTGCCGTTCCGTTCTGACGTATGGGTGATCTACTATAATAAGGATATCTTCGACAAGGCGGGGGTTGCCTACCCGACAAACGATATAAGCTGGGAGGAGTATGACCGTATCGCCCGTTCGCTGACAGATACGACGCCGGGGCAGGAGGTCTACGGCGCACATTATCATACGTGGAGATCTACGGTACAGCTCGACGGGATTCTTGACGGGAAGCATTCCATCGTGGACGGCGATTACGGCTTTACGAAGCCCTACTATGAGATGGTGCTCGGAGAGCAGAGAGACGGTGTATGCATGGACTATGCGACATTGAAGACGCAGGGACTGCATTACTCGGATGCGTTCGCACAGGGGAATATCGGCATGATGAATATGGGCTCGTGGTTCATTGCGACCCTGATCAACAAGATCAAGAGCGGAGAGTACACGAGCTGTCAGAACTGGGGAATCGTGAAGTACCCGCATGCAGAGGGCGTGGAGCCGGGATCAACGCTTGCCACCATTACCTCATTGGCAATCCCTGTGAGTGCACCGAACAAGGATGCGGCATGGGACTTCGTGAGGTTTGTCAGCGGTGAGGAGGGTGCGCAGGTGATGGCATCCACCGGCAACATTCCGGCGATGAGAAATGAGAAGATCGTGGAAATGATCGCCGGTATGGAGGGCTTCCCGCAGGACGAAGATTCGAAGACGGCGCTGGTAACCAGCCATACCTACCTCGAGATGCCGGCGAATGACAAGTCCTCGGAGATCGAGACGGTGCTCAATGAGCAGCATGATCTGATTATGACGGAGTCTGCGACGGTGGATGATGCAATACAGGCGATGAATGACGGCGTGCAGGCGGTACTGCACTGA
- a CDS encoding carbohydrate ABC transporter permease, translated as MESNNQRRERRRALVAYSFIAPNFIGFAVFTLGPIILAFVMAFTSWDGSNAMRFVGLRNFADIFSNPRFLASLKNTILYSIFTVPLTLLLALGLAILLNQPIKGRNFFRTVTFFPYVASLVAVSAVWNMLFTPANGGIINQLLIRVLHTAPLKWAASPKTVLLTIVLFSIWKNMGYYMVIYLAGLQGINGELYEAASLDGAGAFKKFLYVTVPQLRPTTFFVTIMLTINCFKVYDIVYMLAGGSNGVVNQSAMVLVYYIYEEAFRNWKLGTASAAAIVLFGIVLAITLIQFRGEKNYAND; from the coding sequence ATGGAGAGCAACAATCAAAGGAGGGAAAGAAGGCGGGCGCTTGTGGCGTATTCCTTCATCGCACCGAACTTTATCGGCTTCGCGGTATTCACGCTGGGGCCGATCATTCTGGCCTTTGTCATGGCGTTTACGAGCTGGGACGGCAGCAACGCGATGCGCTTCGTCGGGCTCCGGAATTTCGCAGATATTTTCTCGAATCCGCGTTTCCTTGCTTCTCTGAAAAATACGATACTTTACAGCATTTTCACCGTGCCGCTGACGCTGCTGCTCGCGCTGGGACTCGCGATCCTGCTGAACCAGCCGATCAAGGGGAGAAATTTCTTCCGCACAGTGACCTTCTTCCCCTATGTGGCATCCCTTGTGGCGGTTTCCGCTGTCTGGAATATGCTTTTCACCCCGGCGAACGGTGGGATCATCAATCAGCTGCTGATCCGCGTGCTGCATACCGCACCCTTGAAGTGGGCGGCATCTCCGAAAACCGTGCTGCTGACGATCGTCCTTTTTTCAATCTGGAAAAATATGGGCTATTACATGGTGATCTATCTTGCCGGACTACAGGGCATCAACGGAGAGCTCTATGAGGCGGCAAGCCTGGACGGAGCGGGCGCCTTCAAGAAGTTTCTCTATGTGACGGTGCCGCAGCTTCGCCCGACAACCTTCTTTGTGACAATCATGCTGACGATCAACTGCTTCAAGGTCTATGACATCGTCTATATGCTCGCGGGCGGCTCGAACGGCGTTGTGAATCAGAGCGCGATGGTGCTGGTATACTATATCTATGAGGAGGCCTTCCGGAACTGGAAGCTGGGAACCGCTTCGGCGGCGGCGATCGTTCTGTTCGGTATCGTTCTTGCGATCACGCTGATTCAGTTCCGCGGCGAGAAGAATTATGCAAATGACTGA
- a CDS encoding carbohydrate ABC transporter permease: protein MKRKSQNRLLGRILLYLILCIFAFLMLIPFVWMLSASLKFNKDIFVIPYAWISRSPRWRNYLDIWTKIPLLTFTKNTVKLTLIVTVLQILSSSFAAYAFAKLRFRGRNFLFLAYVATIAVPWQVYMVPQFMFMRSLGLADTHLAIIILQAFSAFGVFMMRQFYEGIPDSLCEAARIDGMSEYGIYARIMLPLSKPALSTLVIFTFVNTWNDFLGPLIYLTSESKKTLQIGLKMFISQYSAEYGLIMAASVLSLIPVLAVFLALQKYFVAGIASSGVKG from the coding sequence ATGAAACGTAAAAGCCAAAACAGACTGCTCGGCAGGATCTTACTTTACCTGATCCTCTGCATCTTTGCCTTTCTGATGCTGATTCCCTTTGTATGGATGCTCTCTGCCTCCCTGAAATTCAATAAGGATATCTTCGTGATCCCCTATGCGTGGATCAGCCGTTCTCCGCGCTGGAGGAATTACCTCGATATCTGGACCAAGATCCCGCTCCTCACCTTCACGAAGAATACCGTGAAGCTGACGCTGATTGTCACAGTGCTTCAGATTCTGAGCTCCAGCTTCGCGGCGTATGCCTTCGCGAAGCTGCGCTTCCGCGGCAGAAACTTCCTCTTCCTCGCCTATGTCGCGACGATTGCCGTACCGTGGCAGGTCTACATGGTTCCGCAGTTCATGTTCATGCGCTCGCTCGGGCTGGCGGATACGCACCTTGCCATCATTATCCTGCAGGCATTCTCGGCCTTCGGCGTCTTCATGATGCGGCAGTTCTATGAGGGCATTCCGGATTCGCTCTGCGAGGCGGCGCGGATCGACGGAATGAGCGAGTATGGGATCTATGCGCGCATCATGCTGCCGCTTTCGAAGCCGGCGCTCTCGACGTTGGTGATCTTTACCTTTGTAAACACATGGAACGACTTCCTTGGCCCGTTGATTTATCTGACAAGCGAATCCAAAAAGACGCTGCAGATCGGACTTAAAATGTTCATTTCCCAGTATTCCGCGGAGTATGGGCTGATCATGGCGGCCTCGGTGCTTTCACTGATTCCGGTACTGGCGGTATTTTTGGCATTGCAGAAATACTTCGTGGCGGGTATCGCCTCCTCCGGCGTGAAGGGATAA